One genomic region from Gossypium hirsutum isolate 1008001.06 chromosome D13, Gossypium_hirsutum_v2.1, whole genome shotgun sequence encodes:
- the LOC107918345 gene encoding cytosolic sulfotransferase 5: MSTAQSCPLPTVSLSKYLEEEGQNKNAESQLLKSSLPAENDCHTQAEDSVSDVPKYLLELGLTPECKQLISSLPAEKGWVANLLHQYQGFWHTTRQLQAVLTCQNHFQAQETDILLVTTPKSGTTWLKAIVFALMNRVKYPNTDNNHPLLSENPHILVPFLEYGLYIDSQVPNFTTFTSPRLFGTHLPLVSLPESAKNSSCKLVYLCRNPKDTFVSLWHFTNKLRTKDMGSNSLEETFDKFTRGVSLYGPFWDHVLGYWKESLENPERVLFLKYEEMKEQPKLQLMKLAQFLGCPFSNEEETRGAVDGIQKLCSFENLSNLEVNKTGKLASGEEYKAFFRRGEVGDAKNHLTPQMIEKLDQITEQKSHGYGLKF; encoded by the coding sequence ATGTCTACCGCTCAATCTTGTCCACTTCCCACAGTTTCTCTCTCTAAATACCTGGAAGAAGAGGGCCAGAATAAAAATGCAGAAAGCCAGCTCCTCAAATCCTCATTACCAGCTGAAAATGATTGCCATACTCAAGCTGAAGATTCAGTTTCTGATGTTCCCAAATACCTGCTAGAATTGGGTCTCACCCCAGAATGCAAGCAGCTTATATCCTCACTGCCAGCCGAGAAAGGTTGGGTTGCCAATCTCCTCCATCAATATCAGGGGTTTTGGCACACCACTCGCCAGTTACAAGCAGTGCTTACTTGCCAAAACCACTTTCAAGCTCAGGAGACAGATATCCTCCTTGTTACCACTCCAAAATCAGGAACAACATGGTTAAAggctattgtttttgccttgatgAACCGAGTCAAGTATCCCAACACTGATAACAATCACCCTTTGCTCTCAGAGAACCCTCACATTCTTGTTCCATTTTTGGAGTATGGGCTTTACATTGATAGTCAGGTTCCTAACTTCACCACTTTTACATCTCCACGGCTATTCGGAACTCATTTACCCCTTGTTTCATTGCCAGAATCGGCAAAGAACTCATCTTGCAAGCTTGTTTATTTATGTAGGAACCCAAAGGATACTTTCGTATCGCTTTGGCACTTCACGAACAAGCTGAGAACCAAGGATATGGGAAGCAACTCTCTTGAAGAGACCTTCGATAAGTTTACCAGAGGCGTGAGTTTGTATGGACCGTTTTGGGACCATGTTTTAGGGTATTGGAAAGAAAGCTTGGAAAACCCTGAAAGAGTCTTGTTTTTGAAATACGAGGAAATGAAAGAGCAGCCCAAACTTCAGCTGATGAAGCTAGCTCAGTTCCTCGGATGCCCATTTTCCAATGAAGAAGAGACAAGAGGTGCGGTGGATGGTATACAAAAACTATGCAGCTTTGAGAATTTGAGCAACTTGGAGGTTAACAAAACCGGGAAGTTGGCATCGGGTGAGGAGTACAAGGCATTTTTCAGACGAGGTGAAGTTGGAGATGCTAAGAATCATTTGACTCCTCAAATGATCGAAAAGCTTGACCAAATTACTGAACAAAAGTCGCATGGCTACGGGCTAAAGTTTTAG